The Arachis hypogaea cultivar Tifrunner chromosome 19, arahy.Tifrunner.gnm2.J5K5, whole genome shotgun sequence genome has a window encoding:
- the LOC112780054 gene encoding uncharacterized protein produces the protein MTARGRDPARGRLWPQLAMAFATLFISTTVVSVTADGYPYYSPPPPYEYNSPPPPTASPPPPYEYKSPPPPPIEHKPPPYEYKSPPPPPHEHKAPPYEYKSPPPPSPSPPPPYEYKSPPPPPHEHKAPPYEYKSPPPPSPSPPPPYEYKSPPPPPHEHKAPPYEYKSPPPPSPSPPPPYEYKSPPPPPHEHKAPPYEYKSPPPPSPSPPPPYEYKSPPPPPHEHKAPPYEYISPPPPSPSPPPPYEYKSPPPPPHEHKAPPYEYKSPPPPYVYKSPPPPPYEHKVPPYEYKSPPPPSPSPPPPYIYKSPPPPPPYEHKSPPYVYKSPPPPPYEHKSPPYVYKSPPPPSPSPPPPYVYKSPPPPPPYEHKSPPYVYKSPPPPPPYEHKSPPYYYSSPPPPPYYYKSPPPPSPSPPPPYYYESPPPPVKSPSPKPYYYKSPPPPSPVPHPPYYYNSPPPPSPSPPPPYYYNSPPPPSPSPPPPYYYKSPPPPSPKPHPPYYYNSPPPPVKSPPHPTPYYYKSPPPPTPYYYNSPPPPVVYPPHPHHHPLIVKVVGKVYSYKCYDWEYPEKSHNKKHLKGAVVEVKCKAGRHIIKAYGETKSNGKYSITVKDFDYAKYGSRVCKARLHAPPKNSPFNIPTKLNEGTDLKVKSKDKYEVVLEAKPFAYASKKHFEECEKSKPSPTPYYYKSPPPPSPVYIYKSPPPPSPTYVYKSPPPPVHHYSPPYYYQSPPPPSPKPNPPYYYQSPPPPSPKPKPPYYYQSPPPPTPVVKPPYYYQSPPPPSPVPKPPYYYQSPPPPSPKPKPPYYYQSPPPPTPVVKPPYYYQSPPPPSPVPKPPYYYQSPPPPSPKPKPPYYYQSPPPPSPVPKPPYYYQSPPPPSPVPKPPYYYQSPPPPSPKPKPPYYYQSPPPPSPKPKPPYYYQSPPPPSPVPKPPYYYQSPPPPSPVPKPPYYYQSPPPPSPVTKPPYYYQSPPPPSPVPKPPYYYQSPPPPSPKPKPPYYYQSPPPPSPKPKPPYYYQSPPPPSPVPKPPYYYQSPPPPSPSPPPPYYYHSPPPPSPSPPPPYYYKSPPPPSPSPPPPYYYKSPPPPKELPHPPYYYKSPPPPSPSPPHPYYYKSPPPPSPSPPPPYYYKSPPPPKELPHPPYYYKSPPPPSPSPPPPYYYKSPPPPSPSPPPPYYYQSPPPPKKLPHPHPPYYYQSPPPPSPSPPPPYNYKSPPPPSPSPPPTYYYQSPPPPYHYQSPPPPSPTPHPPYYYQSPPPPTSSPPPPYHYVSPPPPSPSPPPPYHYTSPPPPSPAPAPTYVYKSPPPPTSSPPPSYHYVSPPPPSPSPPPPYHYVSPPPPSPSPPPPYHYTSPPPPSPAPAPKYIYKSPPPPPVYIYASPPPPIYK, from the exons ATGACTGCTAGGGGCAGAGACCCCGCAAGGGGTCGGCTTTGGCCACAATTGGCCATGGCATTCGCCACTCTCTTCATTTCTACTACTGTGGTTTCCGTTACTGCTGACGGTTACCCTTACTACTCTCCACCACCACCTTATGAGTACAATTCACCTCCTCCACCAACTGCTTCACCGCCACCTCCTTATGAGTACAAGTCACCACCTCCTCCACCAATTGAGCACAAACCACCACCTTATGAGTATAAATCACCACCTCCACCACCACATGAGCACAAGGCTCCTCCGTACGAGTATAAGTCACCCCCTCCGCCATCACCATCACCTCCACCACCTTATGAGTATAAATCACCACCTCCACCACCACATGAGCACAAGGCTCCTCCGTACGAGTATAAGTCACCCCCTCCGCCATCACCATCACCTCCACCACCTTATGAGTATAAATCACCACCTCCACCACCACATGAGCACAAGGCTCCTCCGTACGAGTATAAGTCACCCCCTCCgccatcaccatcaccaccacctccTTATGAGTATAAATCACCACCTCCCCCACCACATGAGCACAAGGCTCCTCCGTACGAGTATAAGTCACCACccccaccatcaccatcaccaccacctccTTATGAGTATAAATCACCACCTCCCCCACCACATGAGCACAAGGCTCCTCCGTACGAGTATATTTCACCACccccaccatcaccatcaccaccacctccTTATGAGTATAAATCACCACCTCCACCACCACATGAGCACAAGGCTCCTCCTTATGAGTACAAGTCACCACCACCTCCATACGTATACAAGTCaccacctccaccaccatatgAACACAAGGTTCCTCCCTACGAGTACAAGTCACCACctccaccatcaccatcaccaccacctccTTACATATACAAATCaccacctccaccaccaccatatGAGCATAAGTCTCCTCCTTATGTGTACAAGTCCCCTCCCCCACCACCATATGAGCACAAGTCTCCACCTTACGTATATAAGTCACCCCCTCCTCCTTCACCGTCACCACCACCCCCATATGTATATAAGTCACCACCACCTCCACCACCATACGAGCATAAGTCTCCTCCTTATGTGTACAAGTCacctcctcctccaccaccatATGAACACAAATCTCCACCCTACTATTACAGCTCTCCTCCTCCACCTCCTTACTACTATAAATCTCCCCCACCACCTTCACCATCTCCTCCACCACCTTATTATTATGAGTCTCCACCACCACCAGTAAAGTCTCCATCTCCAAAGCCTTACTATTATAAATCTCCTCCACCACCATCTCCTGTACCCCATCCACCTTACTACTACAACTCTCCTCCTCCACCATCTCCTTCACCTCCTCCACCTTACTATTATAATTCTCCACCACCTCCTTCACCGTCTCCTCCACCACCGTACTACTATAAATCTCCTCCTCCTCCATCTCCTAAACCGCACCCCCCTTACTACTATAACTCTCCACCACCTCCAGTAAAATCTCCACCTCATCCAACACCTTACTACTACAAATCTCCACCACCACCCACTCCATACTATTATAATTCTCCTCCTCCACCTGTCGTGTATCCTCCACATCCCCACCATCACCCATTGATTGTGAAGGTTGTGGGCAAAGTCTACAGCTATAAGTGCTATGACTGGGAGTATCCTGAAAAGTCACACAACAAGAAGCATCTCAAAG GTGCTGTTGTGGAGGTCAAATGCAAAGCAGGCAGACACATCATCAAGGCTTACGGGGAAACTAAGAGCAATGGAAAGTATAGCATTACAGTTAAGGACTTTGACTATGCTAAATATGGCTCCAGGGTATGCAAGGCTAGGTTACATGCTCCACCTAAGAACTCACCCTTCAACATACCCACTAAGCTAAACGAAGGAACCGACTTGAAGGTGAAATCAAAGGACAAATATGAAGTTGTGCTTGAAGCTAAGCCATTTGCCTATGCTTCAAAGAAACATTTTGAAGAATGTGAAAAATCCAAGCCTTCACCAACTCCCTACTATTATAAATCACCACCACCTCCATCACCGGTTTACATATACAAGTCTCCACCTCCACCATCACCTACATATGTATACAAGTCACCACCTCCACCAGTTCACCACTATTCTCCTCCGTACTATTACCAATCCCCACCACCACCTTCACCAAAACCCAATCCTCCATATTACTACCAATCCCCACCTCCACCTTCACCAAAACCCAAGCCTCCGTACTACTACCAATCTCCACCTCCACCAACACCAGTAGTAAAGCCACCTTACTACTACCAATCTCCACCTCCACCATCACCGGTACCCAAACCTCCATACTACTACCAATCACCACCTCCACCATCACCAAAACCCAAGCCTCCATACTACTACCAATCCCCACCTCCACCAACACCAGTAGTAAAGCCACCTTACTACTACCAATCTCCACCTCCACCATCACCGGTACCCAAACCTCCATACTACTACCAATCACCACCTCCACCATCACCAAAACCCAAGCCTCCATACTACTACCAATCCCCACCTCCTCCATCACCAGTACCTAAGCCTCCATACTACTACCAATCTCCACCACCCCCATCACCAGTACCCAAgcctccatactattaccaatcTCCACCTCCACCTTCACCGAAACCCAAGCCTCCGTACTATTACCAATCCCCACCACCACCTTCACCAAAACCAAAGCCTCCGTACTATTACCAATCCCCACCTCCACCATCGCCAGTACCCAAGCCTCCGTACTACTACCAATCTCCGCCTCCACCATCACCGGTACCTAAACCTCCATACTACTACCAATCTCCACCTCCACCATCACCAGTAACAAAGCCTCCGTACTATTACCAATCTCCGCCTCCACCATCACCGGTACCTAAACCTCCATACTACTATCAATCTCCACCTCCACCTTCACCAAAACCCAAGCCTCCGTACTATTACCAATCCCCACCTCCACCTTCACCTAAACCCAAGCCTCCTTACTACTACCAATCCCCACCTCCTCCGTCACCGGTGCCTAaacctccatactattaccaatcTCCACctccaccatcaccatcaccccCACCACCTTATTATTACCATTCTCCTCCTCCACCATCACCATCTCCCCCTCCTCCTTACTACTATAAGAGTCCTCCCCCACCATCTCCATCACCTCCTCCTCCATACTATTATAAATCTCCACCACCACCTAAAGAATTGCCACACCCTCCTTACTATTATAAGTCACCACccccaccatcaccatcacctccTCATCCATACTATTACAAATCTCCTCCACCACCGTCACCATCTCCTCCCCCACCTTATTATTACAAATCTCCTCCTCCACCTAAAGAATTACCACACCCTCCATACTACTATAAGTCACCACCTCCACCATCGCCATCCCCTCCCCCTCCCTACTACTATAAAtctccaccaccaccatcaccatcaccacctCCCCCCTACTATTATCAATCGCCGCCTCCACCTAAAAAGCTACCACATCCACACCCTCCTTACTACTACCAAtctccaccaccaccatcaccatctCCACCACCTCCCTACAATTACAAGTCACCTCCACCGCCATCCCCATCCCCTCCACCCACTTACTATTACCAATCTCCCCCACCTCCTTATCACTATCAAAGTCCTCCTCCACCATCTCCCACTCCTCATCCTCCCTATTACTACCAATCCCCTCCACCCCCAACGTCATCTCCACCACCACCTTACCACTACGTGAGCCCTCCTCCACCTTCACCATCTCCTCCCCCACCATACCACTACACATCACCACCTCCTCCATCGCCAGCTCCTGCTCCCACATACGTCTACAAATCCCCTCCACCCCCAACATCATCTCCACCACCTTCATATCACTACGTGAGCCCCCCTCCACCTTCACCGTCTCCACCACCACCTTACCATTACGTGAGCCCACCTCCACCTTCACCATCTCCTCCACCACCATACCACTATACATCACCACCTCCTCCCTCGCCAGCACCTGCTCCCAAATACATCTACAAATCACCTCCCCCACCACCAGTTTACATCTACGCTTCCCCACCACCACCGATATACAAGTAA